A genome region from Hoplias malabaricus isolate fHopMal1 chromosome 8, fHopMal1.hap1, whole genome shotgun sequence includes the following:
- the zgc:152968 gene encoding RNA exonuclease 1 homolog isoform X1, giving the protein MFPSAALFAEIDCPFLLWGRCERPYCQYKHTKEDGSLLSVCSRAAATGHGDHSTTSRAFGDQEESNTCLMELERINKQIEAVRNEVEKEQKRLSRYQSEQAENTTVTSEKYRKSRQTVSKDHNGNHIKHKKTVAAASNSSDCKYVVDRSRPKTDLEYDPCSNYSSDLRSGSSKDKMKSTNKKDVECHQKAKGKGMHVDPVLLPSCSVDDSDDDDVLVIDVPPLELNRQHSRPQKKSIATSEDPVYVENVLGSKGLSRKCTDNIKVTEHSLESLNPDIPSLDKNKENFGGLKDIVNKVKSYSPERNRIDIPDQQSNTGTKDCIPLKLKVTSEGVFKPELRATEDEQKSSVQYMSASEGPQSTKRMDFTDIENDQKKQSLDSTKAKEDISKHTPTLTKSSLVSSENAGPSVMASSPESVPTNHVNLDCFEEREHNIENVLDNISICLDHLRNESESIPCLPDVDSFLDSVGSVPDCSKIDRELFPQSTISVVQSMDAVKAVTDVQNSLSGCAQRVQTLPLKKAQQALQERMVFQDYFPTTSSFPAMTKEPGAGQNALTTGEASFPPAQKVLAEPAVQKVPVYISGTDTGHVPSAQSMKLHNHTATSQDLTLGQVQQKLPSSVISGIARGIPSQTYSAALMDEANNVIEIESSSSEELNYSDLDLSESDPMEECYKIFMEANGAENPSAQCDVPEEVPQMPEAEESAKPPPAQKKRVAHVAKFEQVSKSKAQVIVPLRDGGSKLPIPTRSQQCQKKATALTAAVKGCQPFIAANVSKRVFTPTVISPSPVSNTFVNILPVGTTLRLGSNLHLIVPEGNCALPVTLIPATVPVTRPLHQPIQNLQPAQPANFTPAKSIPTKRKAKSSAEVGVKVPHDVRQRYVNLFVEEFLKTSATVQDAFEKALAEEKTVFDRSVNKLKYLSIAVNALKRLKNQNAAPAKFSCERDAQASRGNVPLNTQALLGNGDVALYDQMKEHILTEAMLRENNYPRQHPDKPGFAIQYGDTKKGNTDAFRKICCRCGTTFSISQTGKHTRKEECNYHYGKVIENRVPGGVETRYSCCENAVGAPGCQVFKLHVHDAVSLHGFVSSLPKTEAGCPGIYAVDTVMCYTTHGLELVRVTVVNSSLQVIYDTFVKPNNEVIDYNTRFSGVSEDDVKGSNSSLKDVQAVLLSFISTDTILVGHGLENDLSALKLLHSTVVDTSVVFPHRLGPPHKRELNSLTAEYLRRIIQESVGGHDSREDAVACMELMLWKVKEDAKVKRW; this is encoded by the exons ATGTTCCCTTCTGCTGCACTCTTTGCTGAAATAGATTGCCCCTTTCTCCTCTGGGGCCGATGTGAGCGACCCTACTGTCAGTATAAACACACCAAAGAGGACGGTTCACTTCTGTCTGTTTGCAGTAGGGCAGCGGCAACAG GCCATGGAGATCACAGTACCACAAGCAGAGCCTTTGGTGACCAAGAAGAGAGCAACACTTGTCTTATGGAGTTGGAAAGGATCAACAAACAGATTGAAGCAGTGAGGAATGAAGTCGAGAAAGAACAAAAGAGACTGTCCCGGTACCAGTCGGAACAGGCAGAGAACACTACTGTTACCTCAGAGAAATATCGTAAGTCCAGACAGACTGTATCTAAAGACCATAATGGAAAccacataaaacataaaaagacAGTTGCTGCTGCTTCTAATTCCTCTGATTGCAAATATGTGGTTGATCGCAGCAGACCCAAAACAGATCTGGAATATGACCCTTGTTCAAATTATTCTTCTGACCTGCGATCTGGTAGCTCAAAGGATAAAATGAAGTCAACCAATAAAAAAGATGTGGAATGTCATCAGAAGGCAAAAGGAAAAGGCATGCATGTGGACCCAGTTCTGCTGCCATCTTGTAGTGTTGACGattctgatgatgatgatgtactTGTCATTGATGTACCACCTCTTGAACTTAATAGACAGCACAGTAGACCTCAGAAAAAAAGCATAGCAACCAGTGAAGACCCTGTATATGTGGAAAATGTACTTGGAAGTAAAGGACTTTCTAGGAAATGCACGGACAACATAAAGGTAACAGAACACTCTTTAGAAAGTTTAAACCCTGATATTCCATCTCTAGACAAGAACAAGGAAAACTTTGGGGGTTTAAAGGACATAGTCAACAAAGTAAAGTCTTATTCACCAGAGAGAAATCGTATTGATATTCCAGACCAACAGAGTAACACAGGAACGAAGGATTGTATACCTCTGAAGTTAAAAGTTACTTCTGAAGGAGTTTTCAAACCTGAATTGAGAGCTACTGAGGATGAGCAAAAGTCCTCTGTTCAGTACATGAGTGCCAGTGAAGGACCTCAGTCAACTAAGAGGATGGATTTCACTGACATAGAAAATGACCAGAAGAAGCAAAGCTTAGACAGCACCAAAGCTAAGGAGGATATCTCAAAGCACACGCCGACTCTTACAAAGAGTTCTCTGGTCTCGTCTGAAAATGCAGGTCCTTCCGTAATGGCAAGTAGCCCAGAATCTGTGCCCACAAATCATGTAAATCTTGATTGCTTtgaagagagagaacacaacattGAAAATGTCCTGGACAATATTTCCATATGCCTTGACCACCTGAGAAATGAAAGTGAGAGCATCCCTTGCCTTCCAGATGTGGACAGTTTCCTTGACAGCGTTGGGTCTGTACCAGATTGCTCAAAGATAGACAGGGAACTTTTTCCACAGTCTACTATAAGTGTTGTACAGAGTATGGATGCTGTGAAAGCAGTAACTGATGTGCAGAACAGTCTCTCAGGTTGTGCCCAAAGGGTACAGACCTTGCCCCTCAAGAAAGCACAGCAGGCCCTGCAAGAAAGGATGGTATTTCAGGATTACTTCCCTACCACGTCCTCTTTCCCAGCCATGACTAAGGAACCTGGGGCAGGTCAGAATGCTCTGACCACTGGTGAAGCATCCTTTCCTCCTGCACAAAAAGTTCTTGCTGAACCTGCCGTTCAGAAGGTGCCTGTGTATATTTCTGGAACCGATACTGGACATGTTCCTTCTGCACAGTCCATGAAGTTGCATAACCACACTGCTACATCACAAGATTTGACTTTGGGTCAGGTTCAGCAAAAACTACCTTCCTCTGTTATTTCAGGCATCGCTCGTGGAATTCCCTCACAGACCTATTCGGCTGCTTTAATGGATGAAGCAAATAATGTCATCGAAATTGAGTCTAGTTCTTCAGAGGAGCTCAATTACTCAGACCTAGACCTTTCGGAATCTGATCCAATGGAGGAATGCTACAAAATCTTTATGGAAGCGAATGGCGCTGAAAATCCCTCAGCCCAATGTGATGTGCCA gaGGAGGTCCCACAGATGCCAGAGGCAGAGGAATCAGCCAAGCCACCACCTGCTCAGAAGAAGAGAGTAGCCCATGTGGCAAAGTTTGAG CAGGTCAGCAAGAGCAAAGCGCAGGTTATCGTGCCTCTCAGAGATGGAGGCTCAAAGCTGCCCATTCCAACCCGGAGTCAGCAGTGCCAGAAGAAAGCAACAGCGCTCACAGCAGCAGTGAAAGGATGCCAGCCCTTTATTGCAGCCAACGTGTCCAAGAGAGTCTTCACACCTACTGTGATTTCTCCAAGCCCTGTATCAAACA CCTTTGTGAACATCCTCCCGGTTGGTACAACCTTGCGCCTGGGCTCAAACCTGCACCTCATCGTCCCTGAAGGAAACTGCGCTTTACCCGTCACACTAATTCCTGCCACTGTGCCTGTAACGCGTCCACTTCATCAGCCAATTCAGAACCTACAGCCTGCACAACCTGCCAATTTCACTCCTGCTAAG TCAATACCCACCAAGCGCAAAGCGAAAAGTAGTGCAGAGGTTGGTGTTAAAGTTCCACATGACGTGCGGCAGCGGTACGTGAACCTGTTTGTGGAGGAGTTCCTGAAAACCTCAGCCACTGTGCAGGATGCCTTTGAAAAG GCGCTGGCAGAAGAGAAGACAGTGTTTGACCGCAGCGTCAATAAATTAAAGTATCTAAGCATAGCCGTCAATGCACTCAAGAGACTTAAAAACCAAAATGCTGCTCCTGCCAAAT TTTCCTGTGAGAGGGATGCACAGGCATCTAGAGGAAATGTGCCACTCAATACTCAAGCACTCCTGGGAAACG GTGATGTGGCACTGTACGATCAAATGAAGGAACATATCCTAACCGAGGCCATGCTGAGGGAGAACAACTACCCACGCCAACACCCAGACAAACCTGGCTTTGCTATCCAGTATGGAGACACCAAAAAGGGCAACACTGATG CTTTCAGGAAGATTTGCTGTCGCTGTGGAACCACATTCTCCATCAGCCAGACGGGGAAACACACCCGGAAAGAAGAGTGCAACTATCATTATGGCAAAGTCATAGAAAACAGAG TGCCTGGAGGAGTAGAGACACGTTACAGCTGCTGTGAGAATGCTGTTGGTGCACCTGGATGCCAAGTGTTCAAG CTCCATGTTCATGATGCTGTAAGTCTCCATGGCTTTGTGAGCAGCCTTCCTAAGACTGAGGCTGGCTGCCCTGGGATTTATGCTGTGGATACTGTAATG TGCTACACCACTCATGGTCTAGAACTTGTGAGAGTCACTGTGGTCAACAGCAGTCTGCAGGTCATCTATGACACCTTTGTTAAGCCCAACAATGAGGTCATAGACTACAACACCAG GTTCTCAGGGGTCAGTGAGGATGATGTGAAGGGCAGCAACTCCTCTTTAAAAGATGTGCAGGCTGTACTTTTGAGCTTCATCAGCACAGACACCATTCTGGTTGGCCATGGTTTGGAAAATGATCTGAGTGCTCTCAAA CTTCTTCACAGCACGGTGGTTGACACATCAGTGGTGTTCCCCCACCGGCTGGGACCACCACACAAGAGAGAGCTCAACAGCCTGACTGCAGAGTACCTCAGGAGGATAATCCAGGAGAGTG TGGGTGGGCATGACTCCAGAGAGGATGCTGTGGCCTGTATGGAGCTTATGCTGTGGAAGGTGAAGGAGGATGCTAAAGTGAAACGATGGTGA
- the zgc:152968 gene encoding RNA exonuclease 1 homolog isoform X2, producing MFPSAALFAEIDCPFLLWGRCERPYCQYKHTKEDGSLLSVCSRAAATGHGDHSTTSRAFGDQEESNTCLMELERINKQIEAVRNEVEKEQKRLSRYQSEQAENTTVTSEKYRKSRQTVSKDHNGNHIKHKKTVAAASNSSDCKYVVDRSRPKTDLEYDPCSNYSSDLRSGSSKDKMKSTNKKDVECHQKAKGKGMHVDPVLLPSCSVDDSDDDDVLVIDVPPLELNRQHSRPQKKSIATSEDPVYVENVLGSKGLSRKCTDNIKVTEHSLESLNPDIPSLDKNKENFGGLKDIVNKVKSYSPERNRIDIPDQQSNTGTKDCIPLKLKVTSEGVFKPELRATEDEQKSSVQYMSASEGPQSTKRMDFTDIENDQKKQSLDSTKAKEDISKHTPTLTKSSLVSSENAGPSVMASSPESVPTNHVNLDCFEEREHNIENVLDNISICLDHLRNESESIPCLPDVDSFLDSVGSVPDCSKIDRELFPQSTISVVQSMDAVKAVTDVQNSLSGCAQRVQTLPLKKAQQALQERMVFQDYFPTTSSFPAMTKEPGAGQNALTTGEASFPPAQKVLAEPAVQKVPVYISGTDTGHVPSAQSMKLHNHTATSQDLTLGQVQQKLPSSVISGIARGIPSQTYSAALMDEANNVIEIESSSSEELNYSDLDLSESDPMEECYKIFMEANGAENPSAQCDVPEEVPQMPEAEESAKPPPAQKKRVAHVAKFEVSKSKAQVIVPLRDGGSKLPIPTRSQQCQKKATALTAAVKGCQPFIAANVSKRVFTPTVISPSPVSNTFVNILPVGTTLRLGSNLHLIVPEGNCALPVTLIPATVPVTRPLHQPIQNLQPAQPANFTPAKSIPTKRKAKSSAEVGVKVPHDVRQRYVNLFVEEFLKTSATVQDAFEKALAEEKTVFDRSVNKLKYLSIAVNALKRLKNQNAAPAKFSCERDAQASRGNVPLNTQALLGNGDVALYDQMKEHILTEAMLRENNYPRQHPDKPGFAIQYGDTKKGNTDAFRKICCRCGTTFSISQTGKHTRKEECNYHYGKVIENRVPGGVETRYSCCENAVGAPGCQVFKLHVHDAVSLHGFVSSLPKTEAGCPGIYAVDTVMCYTTHGLELVRVTVVNSSLQVIYDTFVKPNNEVIDYNTRFSGVSEDDVKGSNSSLKDVQAVLLSFISTDTILVGHGLENDLSALKLLHSTVVDTSVVFPHRLGPPHKRELNSLTAEYLRRIIQESVGGHDSREDAVACMELMLWKVKEDAKVKRW from the exons ATGTTCCCTTCTGCTGCACTCTTTGCTGAAATAGATTGCCCCTTTCTCCTCTGGGGCCGATGTGAGCGACCCTACTGTCAGTATAAACACACCAAAGAGGACGGTTCACTTCTGTCTGTTTGCAGTAGGGCAGCGGCAACAG GCCATGGAGATCACAGTACCACAAGCAGAGCCTTTGGTGACCAAGAAGAGAGCAACACTTGTCTTATGGAGTTGGAAAGGATCAACAAACAGATTGAAGCAGTGAGGAATGAAGTCGAGAAAGAACAAAAGAGACTGTCCCGGTACCAGTCGGAACAGGCAGAGAACACTACTGTTACCTCAGAGAAATATCGTAAGTCCAGACAGACTGTATCTAAAGACCATAATGGAAAccacataaaacataaaaagacAGTTGCTGCTGCTTCTAATTCCTCTGATTGCAAATATGTGGTTGATCGCAGCAGACCCAAAACAGATCTGGAATATGACCCTTGTTCAAATTATTCTTCTGACCTGCGATCTGGTAGCTCAAAGGATAAAATGAAGTCAACCAATAAAAAAGATGTGGAATGTCATCAGAAGGCAAAAGGAAAAGGCATGCATGTGGACCCAGTTCTGCTGCCATCTTGTAGTGTTGACGattctgatgatgatgatgtactTGTCATTGATGTACCACCTCTTGAACTTAATAGACAGCACAGTAGACCTCAGAAAAAAAGCATAGCAACCAGTGAAGACCCTGTATATGTGGAAAATGTACTTGGAAGTAAAGGACTTTCTAGGAAATGCACGGACAACATAAAGGTAACAGAACACTCTTTAGAAAGTTTAAACCCTGATATTCCATCTCTAGACAAGAACAAGGAAAACTTTGGGGGTTTAAAGGACATAGTCAACAAAGTAAAGTCTTATTCACCAGAGAGAAATCGTATTGATATTCCAGACCAACAGAGTAACACAGGAACGAAGGATTGTATACCTCTGAAGTTAAAAGTTACTTCTGAAGGAGTTTTCAAACCTGAATTGAGAGCTACTGAGGATGAGCAAAAGTCCTCTGTTCAGTACATGAGTGCCAGTGAAGGACCTCAGTCAACTAAGAGGATGGATTTCACTGACATAGAAAATGACCAGAAGAAGCAAAGCTTAGACAGCACCAAAGCTAAGGAGGATATCTCAAAGCACACGCCGACTCTTACAAAGAGTTCTCTGGTCTCGTCTGAAAATGCAGGTCCTTCCGTAATGGCAAGTAGCCCAGAATCTGTGCCCACAAATCATGTAAATCTTGATTGCTTtgaagagagagaacacaacattGAAAATGTCCTGGACAATATTTCCATATGCCTTGACCACCTGAGAAATGAAAGTGAGAGCATCCCTTGCCTTCCAGATGTGGACAGTTTCCTTGACAGCGTTGGGTCTGTACCAGATTGCTCAAAGATAGACAGGGAACTTTTTCCACAGTCTACTATAAGTGTTGTACAGAGTATGGATGCTGTGAAAGCAGTAACTGATGTGCAGAACAGTCTCTCAGGTTGTGCCCAAAGGGTACAGACCTTGCCCCTCAAGAAAGCACAGCAGGCCCTGCAAGAAAGGATGGTATTTCAGGATTACTTCCCTACCACGTCCTCTTTCCCAGCCATGACTAAGGAACCTGGGGCAGGTCAGAATGCTCTGACCACTGGTGAAGCATCCTTTCCTCCTGCACAAAAAGTTCTTGCTGAACCTGCCGTTCAGAAGGTGCCTGTGTATATTTCTGGAACCGATACTGGACATGTTCCTTCTGCACAGTCCATGAAGTTGCATAACCACACTGCTACATCACAAGATTTGACTTTGGGTCAGGTTCAGCAAAAACTACCTTCCTCTGTTATTTCAGGCATCGCTCGTGGAATTCCCTCACAGACCTATTCGGCTGCTTTAATGGATGAAGCAAATAATGTCATCGAAATTGAGTCTAGTTCTTCAGAGGAGCTCAATTACTCAGACCTAGACCTTTCGGAATCTGATCCAATGGAGGAATGCTACAAAATCTTTATGGAAGCGAATGGCGCTGAAAATCCCTCAGCCCAATGTGATGTGCCA gaGGAGGTCCCACAGATGCCAGAGGCAGAGGAATCAGCCAAGCCACCACCTGCTCAGAAGAAGAGAGTAGCCCATGTGGCAAAGTTTGAG GTCAGCAAGAGCAAAGCGCAGGTTATCGTGCCTCTCAGAGATGGAGGCTCAAAGCTGCCCATTCCAACCCGGAGTCAGCAGTGCCAGAAGAAAGCAACAGCGCTCACAGCAGCAGTGAAAGGATGCCAGCCCTTTATTGCAGCCAACGTGTCCAAGAGAGTCTTCACACCTACTGTGATTTCTCCAAGCCCTGTATCAAACA CCTTTGTGAACATCCTCCCGGTTGGTACAACCTTGCGCCTGGGCTCAAACCTGCACCTCATCGTCCCTGAAGGAAACTGCGCTTTACCCGTCACACTAATTCCTGCCACTGTGCCTGTAACGCGTCCACTTCATCAGCCAATTCAGAACCTACAGCCTGCACAACCTGCCAATTTCACTCCTGCTAAG TCAATACCCACCAAGCGCAAAGCGAAAAGTAGTGCAGAGGTTGGTGTTAAAGTTCCACATGACGTGCGGCAGCGGTACGTGAACCTGTTTGTGGAGGAGTTCCTGAAAACCTCAGCCACTGTGCAGGATGCCTTTGAAAAG GCGCTGGCAGAAGAGAAGACAGTGTTTGACCGCAGCGTCAATAAATTAAAGTATCTAAGCATAGCCGTCAATGCACTCAAGAGACTTAAAAACCAAAATGCTGCTCCTGCCAAAT TTTCCTGTGAGAGGGATGCACAGGCATCTAGAGGAAATGTGCCACTCAATACTCAAGCACTCCTGGGAAACG GTGATGTGGCACTGTACGATCAAATGAAGGAACATATCCTAACCGAGGCCATGCTGAGGGAGAACAACTACCCACGCCAACACCCAGACAAACCTGGCTTTGCTATCCAGTATGGAGACACCAAAAAGGGCAACACTGATG CTTTCAGGAAGATTTGCTGTCGCTGTGGAACCACATTCTCCATCAGCCAGACGGGGAAACACACCCGGAAAGAAGAGTGCAACTATCATTATGGCAAAGTCATAGAAAACAGAG TGCCTGGAGGAGTAGAGACACGTTACAGCTGCTGTGAGAATGCTGTTGGTGCACCTGGATGCCAAGTGTTCAAG CTCCATGTTCATGATGCTGTAAGTCTCCATGGCTTTGTGAGCAGCCTTCCTAAGACTGAGGCTGGCTGCCCTGGGATTTATGCTGTGGATACTGTAATG TGCTACACCACTCATGGTCTAGAACTTGTGAGAGTCACTGTGGTCAACAGCAGTCTGCAGGTCATCTATGACACCTTTGTTAAGCCCAACAATGAGGTCATAGACTACAACACCAG GTTCTCAGGGGTCAGTGAGGATGATGTGAAGGGCAGCAACTCCTCTTTAAAAGATGTGCAGGCTGTACTTTTGAGCTTCATCAGCACAGACACCATTCTGGTTGGCCATGGTTTGGAAAATGATCTGAGTGCTCTCAAA CTTCTTCACAGCACGGTGGTTGACACATCAGTGGTGTTCCCCCACCGGCTGGGACCACCACACAAGAGAGAGCTCAACAGCCTGACTGCAGAGTACCTCAGGAGGATAATCCAGGAGAGTG TGGGTGGGCATGACTCCAGAGAGGATGCTGTGGCCTGTATGGAGCTTATGCTGTGGAAGGTGAAGGAGGATGCTAAAGTGAAACGATGGTGA
- the zgc:152968 gene encoding RNA exonuclease 1 homolog isoform X4 encodes MFPSAALFAEIDCPFLLWGRCERPYCQYKHTKEDGSLLSVCSRAAATGHGDHSTTSRAFGDQEESNTCLMELERINKQIEAVRNEVEKEQKRLSRYQSEQAENTTVTSEKYRIARGIPSQTYSAALMDEANNVIEIESSSSEELNYSDLDLSESDPMEECYKIFMEANGAENPSAQCDVPEEVPQMPEAEESAKPPPAQKKRVAHVAKFEQVSKSKAQVIVPLRDGGSKLPIPTRSQQCQKKATALTAAVKGCQPFIAANVSKRVFTPTVISPSPVSNTFVNILPVGTTLRLGSNLHLIVPEGNCALPVTLIPATVPVTRPLHQPIQNLQPAQPANFTPAKSIPTKRKAKSSAEVGVKVPHDVRQRYVNLFVEEFLKTSATVQDAFEKALAEEKTVFDRSVNKLKYLSIAVNALKRLKNQNAAPAKFSCERDAQASRGNVPLNTQALLGNGDVALYDQMKEHILTEAMLRENNYPRQHPDKPGFAIQYGDTKKGNTDAFRKICCRCGTTFSISQTGKHTRKEECNYHYGKVIENRVPGGVETRYSCCENAVGAPGCQVFKLHVHDAVSLHGFVSSLPKTEAGCPGIYAVDTVMCYTTHGLELVRVTVVNSSLQVIYDTFVKPNNEVIDYNTRFSGVSEDDVKGSNSSLKDVQAVLLSFISTDTILVGHGLENDLSALKLLHSTVVDTSVVFPHRLGPPHKRELNSLTAEYLRRIIQESVGGHDSREDAVACMELMLWKVKEDAKVKRW; translated from the exons ATGTTCCCTTCTGCTGCACTCTTTGCTGAAATAGATTGCCCCTTTCTCCTCTGGGGCCGATGTGAGCGACCCTACTGTCAGTATAAACACACCAAAGAGGACGGTTCACTTCTGTCTGTTTGCAGTAGGGCAGCGGCAACAG GCCATGGAGATCACAGTACCACAAGCAGAGCCTTTGGTGACCAAGAAGAGAGCAACACTTGTCTTATGGAGTTGGAAAGGATCAACAAACAGATTGAAGCAGTGAGGAATGAAGTCGAGAAAGAACAAAAGAGACTGTCCCGGTACCAGTCGGAACAGGCAGAGAACACTACTGTTACCTCAGAGAAATATC GCATCGCTCGTGGAATTCCCTCACAGACCTATTCGGCTGCTTTAATGGATGAAGCAAATAATGTCATCGAAATTGAGTCTAGTTCTTCAGAGGAGCTCAATTACTCAGACCTAGACCTTTCGGAATCTGATCCAATGGAGGAATGCTACAAAATCTTTATGGAAGCGAATGGCGCTGAAAATCCCTCAGCCCAATGTGATGTGCCA gaGGAGGTCCCACAGATGCCAGAGGCAGAGGAATCAGCCAAGCCACCACCTGCTCAGAAGAAGAGAGTAGCCCATGTGGCAAAGTTTGAG CAGGTCAGCAAGAGCAAAGCGCAGGTTATCGTGCCTCTCAGAGATGGAGGCTCAAAGCTGCCCATTCCAACCCGGAGTCAGCAGTGCCAGAAGAAAGCAACAGCGCTCACAGCAGCAGTGAAAGGATGCCAGCCCTTTATTGCAGCCAACGTGTCCAAGAGAGTCTTCACACCTACTGTGATTTCTCCAAGCCCTGTATCAAACA CCTTTGTGAACATCCTCCCGGTTGGTACAACCTTGCGCCTGGGCTCAAACCTGCACCTCATCGTCCCTGAAGGAAACTGCGCTTTACCCGTCACACTAATTCCTGCCACTGTGCCTGTAACGCGTCCACTTCATCAGCCAATTCAGAACCTACAGCCTGCACAACCTGCCAATTTCACTCCTGCTAAG TCAATACCCACCAAGCGCAAAGCGAAAAGTAGTGCAGAGGTTGGTGTTAAAGTTCCACATGACGTGCGGCAGCGGTACGTGAACCTGTTTGTGGAGGAGTTCCTGAAAACCTCAGCCACTGTGCAGGATGCCTTTGAAAAG GCGCTGGCAGAAGAGAAGACAGTGTTTGACCGCAGCGTCAATAAATTAAAGTATCTAAGCATAGCCGTCAATGCACTCAAGAGACTTAAAAACCAAAATGCTGCTCCTGCCAAAT TTTCCTGTGAGAGGGATGCACAGGCATCTAGAGGAAATGTGCCACTCAATACTCAAGCACTCCTGGGAAACG GTGATGTGGCACTGTACGATCAAATGAAGGAACATATCCTAACCGAGGCCATGCTGAGGGAGAACAACTACCCACGCCAACACCCAGACAAACCTGGCTTTGCTATCCAGTATGGAGACACCAAAAAGGGCAACACTGATG CTTTCAGGAAGATTTGCTGTCGCTGTGGAACCACATTCTCCATCAGCCAGACGGGGAAACACACCCGGAAAGAAGAGTGCAACTATCATTATGGCAAAGTCATAGAAAACAGAG TGCCTGGAGGAGTAGAGACACGTTACAGCTGCTGTGAGAATGCTGTTGGTGCACCTGGATGCCAAGTGTTCAAG CTCCATGTTCATGATGCTGTAAGTCTCCATGGCTTTGTGAGCAGCCTTCCTAAGACTGAGGCTGGCTGCCCTGGGATTTATGCTGTGGATACTGTAATG TGCTACACCACTCATGGTCTAGAACTTGTGAGAGTCACTGTGGTCAACAGCAGTCTGCAGGTCATCTATGACACCTTTGTTAAGCCCAACAATGAGGTCATAGACTACAACACCAG GTTCTCAGGGGTCAGTGAGGATGATGTGAAGGGCAGCAACTCCTCTTTAAAAGATGTGCAGGCTGTACTTTTGAGCTTCATCAGCACAGACACCATTCTGGTTGGCCATGGTTTGGAAAATGATCTGAGTGCTCTCAAA CTTCTTCACAGCACGGTGGTTGACACATCAGTGGTGTTCCCCCACCGGCTGGGACCACCACACAAGAGAGAGCTCAACAGCCTGACTGCAGAGTACCTCAGGAGGATAATCCAGGAGAGTG TGGGTGGGCATGACTCCAGAGAGGATGCTGTGGCCTGTATGGAGCTTATGCTGTGGAAGGTGAAGGAGGATGCTAAAGTGAAACGATGGTGA